One part of the Ciona intestinalis chromosome 5, KH, whole genome shotgun sequence genome encodes these proteins:
- the zf(c2h2)-28 gene encoding zinc finger protein isoform X1: protein MGRKKKRPIKPWCWYCNRVFEDEKILIQHQKAKHFKCHVCHKKLFTGPGLAIHCMQVHKETITGVPNSIQGRTDVEIEIYGMEGIPEKDQQDHEKKMRDQSGPKNKKAKNNEDSDDDSDEEPNNMFNMNQHMGMGPMGMGPMGMPGMMPNMGMMGMPMGPMGPMGPMGPMGGMMGQMPPNMRWPMPNPRMMGPMGMMGGPMGPMGPGNMPNMTSNMPNPPGFGGGSPSVNEQKPDGQPDGSTNVPKPLFPAASNIPQTKQEELNSSGTDASKTGQKSLSATSKLMHPGDENNSLEEIRGKMQKYQNSKGPGLPQAPPMHSGYRGTVY from the exons ATGGGTCGTAAAAAGAAGAGACCAATCAAACCATGGTGCTGGTATTGCAACCGCGTGTTTGAGGATGAAAAGATACTTATACAACATCAGAAGGCCAAGCATTTCAAGTGTCATGTTTGCCATAAGAAGTTATTTACTGGACCGGGCTTGGCAATTCATTGTATGCAG GTACACAAAGAAACGATCACTGGAGTACCGAACTCAATACAAGGTCGCACTGATGTGGAGATTGAGATTTATGGAATGGAAGGAATTCCGGAGAAAGATCAGCAAGACCATGAGAAAAAGATGAGGGATCAATCAGGtccaaagaataaaaaagcgAAAAATAACGAGGATTCTGATGATGATAGTGATGAAGAACCAAACAATATGTTCAATATGAACCAACATATGGGCATGGGTCCTATGGGGATGGGTCCAATGGGAATGCCTGGGATGATGCCGAATATGGGTATGATGGGCATGCCAATGGGTCCCATGGGTCCCATGGGCCCTATGGGTCCAATGGGTGGAATGATGGGTCAAATGCCGCCTAATATGAGATGGCCAATGCCAAATCCGAGAATGATGGGACCAATGGGTATGATGGGAGGTCCCATGGGTCCAATGGGGCCTGGCAACATGCCAAATATGACTAGCAATATGCCAAACCCACCTGGGTTTGGTGGAGGTAGTCCCTCTGTAAATGAACAGAAGCCAGATGGTCAGCCAGATGGTTCAACCAATGTTCCAAAACCATTGTTCCCGGCAGCTTCCAACATTCCGCAAACAAAACAGGAAGAATTAAATTCATCTGGGACTGATGCAAGCAAGACTGGTCAGAAATCCTTGTCCGCCACCAGCAAGTTAATGCACCCTGGTGATGAAAACAATTCTTTGGAAGAAATTCGTGGAAAAATGCAGAAATACCAGAATTCAAAGGGCCCAGGCTTACCACAAGCACCTCCGATGCACAGTGGTTACAGAGGCACTGTGTACTGA
- the LOC104265704 gene encoding COX assembly mitochondrial protein homolog, protein MASMPYIAVGVGGLTIACFGVYHYGKHYSSTTAFHIKDNDPDLRKVEKDVMVPKYMRELSHKVDCAQQVENFNNCCKNTGSGKWKGFKIVSACRAENNAMMECMNEKFLDPEFYEKCKQLYLSDKRLFKMTGVSVKERKYIKHAIVNGEQLDINMSERALKYYDSLKDIFEKTKDIDHLDQMILSS, encoded by the coding sequence ATGGCTTCTATGCCATACATAGCTGTTGGTGTTGGTGGGTTAACCATTGCTTGTTTTGGTGTTTATCATTATGGGAAGCATTATTCGTCAACTACAGCGTTCCATATAAAAGATAATGACCCAGATTTAAGAAAAGTGGAAAAAGATGTGATGGTTCCAAAGTACATGAGAGAGCTATCACATAAAGTTGATTGTGCTCAACAAGTTGAAAACTTTAATAACTGTTGTAAAAACACTGGGTCTGGAAAATGGAAaggatttaaaattgtatctGCCTGTAGGGCAGAGAACAATGCTATGATGGAATGCATGAATGAAAAGTTTCTAGATCCAGAGTTTTATGAGAAATGCAAACAATTATATTTATCAGATAAAAGATTGTTTAAGATGACTGGTGTCTCTGTCAAGGAAcggaaatatataaaacatgcaATCGTAAATGGAGAACAATTGGATATTAATATGTCTGAACGTGcgttaaaatattatgattctctaaaagatatttttgaaAAGACTAAAGACATCGACCATCTAGATCAAATGATTTTGTCAAGTTAA
- the LOC104265703 gene encoding uncharacterized protein LOC104265703 — translation MPRRKANYSRSGEASNSSDIAPSPRTGRPPRKGTQQRRKRKEETSGDTDSDDGGDVTEDFPFGSGQNRHTTGIFCKRHIGNLRHQPSSQPRIRTLYSRFPSSLLQEAMLHILSTVAIYFAIFPFINCVWTYFINMDDEVTVLFNFISQEPTNERGFYGHVRKMRWMTWPSFTAECVSLLIASSIKDTFFFHWERLTDDVSLTDLVTQHIKRRYRR, via the exons ATGCCGCGTCGGAAAGCGAACTACAGTCGTAGCGGCGAAGCAAGTAACAGTAGTGATATTGCCCCCTCGCCAAGAACGGGCAGGCCTCCAAGAAAGGGAACGCAGCAGCGTCGAAAAAGGAAAGAGGAAACATCCGGCGATACTGACTCTGACGATGGCGGAGATGTAACTGAAGACTTTCCATTTGGGAGTGGTCAAAACAGACACACAACTgggattttttgcaaaag ACACATCGGCAACCTTAGGCACCAACCAAGCTCCCAGCCACGAATTCGAACTCTGTATTCCCGATTTCCAAGCAGTCTCCTTCAAGAAGCAATGTTGCATATTCTATCAACTGTTGCCATCTATTTCGCAATATTTCCGTTTATAAACTGCGTATGGACATATTTTATCAATATGGACGATGAAGTAAC agttttatttaacttcaTTTCTCAAGAACCAACAAATGAGCGAGGGTTTTATGGTCACGTGCGTAAGATGCGCTGGATGACGTGGCCAAGCTTCACGGCGGAATGCGTTTCGTTACTAATTGCGTCATCAATTAAGGACACGTTTTTCTTTCACTGGGAAAGACTAACAGATGACGTATCACTGACAGATTTGGTTACTCAACATATTAAACGGAGATACAGaagataa
- the lrr37 gene encoding axonemal leucine-rich repeat protein isoform X1, with the protein MSEGSDFEDDVGEEEEEDAGVITEAGKLPENPLVQEMVPECLNLLCKIGNGLAHAYVRLDAHERDLTDIELLRKFIHVRYVDVSGNLLEDISPLNNLTHLLTLKADKNNLKTAKLDPLPYLQIMNLSGNKITSTEGVEHPLLEQLNLNSNLIPLVSGLNPKFLTNLTTLELRGNKLTTTAGIYLPNLKNLYLAGNSLKQVEDLDKLENLMILHLRDNQIDKLDGFTENMKKLQYINLRANNVSDLKELKKMVALPMLRALVLNDNPCLEEDGYRMEVLIVLRKLERLDKDEYTEDERVEAEDLYEQRRQEELMKSEEQEEIADEG; encoded by the exons ATGTCTGAAGGATCTGATTTTGAAGACGATGTTggagaggaagaagaagaagacgCAGGCGTTATCACTGAAGCGGGA AAATTGCCTGAAAACCCTCTAGTACAAGAAATGGTCCCAGAATGCTTAAATCTGCTTTGTAAGATTGGTAATGGGCTCGCTCATGCTTATGTTAGACTGGATGCCCATGAAAG AGACTTAACAGACATTGAGTTACTGCGGAAGTTTATCCACGTACGTTATGTGGATGTCTCAGGAAACCTGCTTGAAGATATTTCACCTTTGAACAATCTCACACATTTACTAACATTAAAAGCCGACAAAAACAACCTGAAAACTGCAAAACTGGATCCGTTGCCTTACTTACAG ataatGAATTTGTCCGGTAATAAGATAACAAGCACTGAAGGAGTTGAACATCCTTTGCTTGAACAACTCAATTTAAATA GCAACTTGATACCTTTAGTAAGTGGCTTAAATCCCAAGTTTCTTACCAACCTCACAACCTTAGAACTGCGAGGAAATAAACTGACAACAACTGCTGGAATATATTTACCAAATCTTAAAAATCTCTACTTG GCAGGAAATTCACTGAAACAAGTGGAAGATTTGGATAAACTTGAAAACCTAATGATTCTTCATTTAAGAGATAATCAAATTGACAAGTTGGATGGTTTTACTGAAAACATGAAGAagttacaatatattaatttaag GGCAAATAATGTCTCAGATTTAAAAGAACTTAAAAAGATGGTAGCTCTTCCAATGCTGAGAGCACTGGTTTTAAATG ATAACCCCTGCTTGGAAGAAGATGGTTACCGCATGGAAGTCCTCATCGTTCTTCGTAAATTAGAGAGACTGGATAAAGATGAATACACGGAAGATGAACGAGTAGAGGCAGAGGACCTCTATGAGCAGAGGAGGCAAGAGGAACTGATGAAATCAGAAGAGCAAGAAGAAATTGCTGATGAAGGATGA
- the LOC100185121 gene encoding cytochrome P450 1A1-like, whose translation MDSLVFVLVDTVLVMKYQILLFLVIVYAIKLLATSQSRRLNIPGPYPWPVIGNVIEMGGQPQFSLTNMAKKYGPVYLMKLGTADVLVLNNYEVIKEALLRQRRIFGGRPIFDSFKKISQGRGVVFNSTMTQGDEWMKLKMTIVKHVHRFVSSEETKGYVAHHVQMEAVELVRILTEKCRSSPNKVIFPIEQINLAIANVVCAIMFGHRYQHGNKEFQDLISLNEQFGDVIGSGSQVDVIPWMKIFPKFRNALKVFDFLTNRLNDWMRLRTKEHRLTYKHGVIRDIVDSFIAESIDHPEQSALNDDVIMALTTDVFGAGQDTMSTTMQWVFVYMMHFKECQRKIHAELDSVIGPGELPHISDRRRLPYLEAVMHEIFRHSTFTSTTIPHVTTQDTVLDGHFIPKGILVFINQFGANHDPNHWVDPDKFIPERFLDGKGNLISRPHDRYLLFSTGARKCPGDELSRMLILHFMATMFALCEVSSDPKKPATLDAVYNLSMRPKELRTIVRSRNLPFLKNSVAQMSEADSHVLTVPGETTSFLTSRVESTVPDNQESQFSDNDFEKVDTKIPKRKVFSRPTLTHDDINGNNVRKRGNLHQSAMYRIQLAT comes from the exons ATGGATTCGTTGGTGTTCGTGCTGGTGGACACAGTGCTGGTGATGAAATACCAAAtccttttatttttagtaattgTCTACGCCATAAAACTATTAGCAACGTCACAGTCAAGGCGCTTGAACATTCCTGGTCCTTACCCGTGGCCAGTGATCGGAAATGTGATAGAAATGGGAGGCCAACCTCAGTTTTCACTGACAAACATGGCGAAAAA GTACGGACCTGTGTATTTGATGAAACTCGGAACTGCTGACGTTCTGGTGCTCAACAATTATGAAGTCATCAAAgaagcattgttacgtcaaaGACGCATCTTTGGTGGCCGACCGATATTCGATTCATTTAAGAAAATTTCTCAAGGTCGAGGGGTTGTCTTTAACAGCACAATGACACAGGGAGACGAATGGATGAAACTAAAAATGACAATTGTAAAGCATGTTCACCGTTTTGTATCCTCTGAAGAAACGAAAGGATATGTTGCACACCATGTACAAATGGAAGCCGTGGAACTCGTTCGGATCCTTACCGAAAAGTGCCGAAGTTCTCCGAACAAAGTGATTTTTCCAATCGAGCAGATCAACTTGGCCATTGCGAACGTCGTGTGTGCAATCATGTTTGGGCATCGATACCAACACGGAAACAAG GAATTTCAAGACCTGATCAGTTTGAACGAACAATTTGGAGATGTTATTGGTTCCGGAAGCCAGGTCGACGTCATACCCTGGATGAAG atttttccGAAGTTTCGAAACGCTCTAAAAGTTTTCGATTTTCTCACAAATCGATTGAACGATTGGATGCGACTCAG AACAAAGGAACACAGACTCACATACAAACATGGTGTGATTCGCGACATCGTCGATAGCTTTATCGCAGAGTCAATCGACCACCCGGAACAATCAGCACTTaatgatgacgtaataatggcACTGACCACGGACGTGTTCGGGGCTGGACAAGACACGATGTCAACTACTATGCAATGGGTCTTTGTATATATGATGCATTTTAAAGAATGCCAGCGAAAG ATCCATGCCGAACTTGACTCAGTTATCGGCCCCGGAGAACTCCCGCATATCTCTGACCGACGGCGTCTTCCATACTTGGAAGCAGTAATGCACGAAATATTTCGTCATTCGACATTTACGTCCACCACAATACCTCATGTTACCACACAAGATACGGTTTTGGATGGACACTTTATCCCCAAAGGTATCCTTGTGTTCATCAATCAGTTTGGCGCAAACCACGACCCAAACCATTGGGTAGACCCCGATAAGTTTATTCCTGAAAGGTTCCTAGATGGGAAAGGAAATCTTATTTCTCGTCCTCACGATCGCTACCTTCTATTTTCCACTGGAGCAAGGAAGTGCCCTGGAGACGAACTTTCCCGAATGCTGATCCTGCATTTCATGGCAACAATGTTTGCATTGTGTGAAGTTTCATCTGATCCCAAGAAGCCTGCTACACTGGATGCGGTTTATAATCTCTCAATGCGGCCAAAAGAACTGCGGACAATCGTACGCAGTAGAAACTTGCCGTTCCTGAAGAATTCAGTCGCTCAGATGTCCGAAGCCGATTCGCACGTTCTCACAGTTCCTGGCGAAACCACCTCATTTTTAACTTCGCGTGTCGAAAGCACTGTTCCAGATAATCAGGAAAGTCAATTTTCAGATAACGATTTCGAAAAAGTGGATACCAAAATACCGAAACGTAAAGTGTTTTCGAGGCCGACACTGACGCATGACGACATTAACGGGAATAACGTTAGAAAACGTGGGAATCTCCACCAAAGCGCAATGTATAGAATTCAGCTTGCCACATAA
- the zf(c2h2)-28 gene encoding zinc finger protein isoform X2, producing the protein MKRYLYNIRRPSISSVMFAIRSYLLDRAWQFIVCRYCTRLLERLGKLHFYSKIVHKETITGVPNSIQGRTDVEIEIYGMEGIPEKDQQDHEKKMRDQSGPKNKKAKNNEDSDDDSDEEPNNMFNMNQHMGMGPMGMGPMGMPGMMPNMGMMGMPMGPMGPMGPMGPMGGMMGQMPPNMRWPMPNPRMMGPMGMMGGPMGPMGPGNMPNMTSNMPNPPGFGGGSPSVNEQKPDGQPDGSTNVPKPLFPAASNIPQTKQEELNSSGTDASKTGQKSLSATSKLMHPGDENNSLEEIRGKMQKYQNSKGPGLPQAPPMHSGYRGTVY; encoded by the exons ATGAAAAGATACTTATACAACATCAGAAGGCCAAGCATTTCAAGTGTCATGTTTGCCATAAGAAGTTATTTACTGGACCGGGCTTGGCAATTCATTGTATGCAG GTACTGCACGCGACTGCTTGAAAGACTTGGAAAACTACACTTTTACTCCAAAATA GTACACAAAGAAACGATCACTGGAGTACCGAACTCAATACAAGGTCGCACTGATGTGGAGATTGAGATTTATGGAATGGAAGGAATTCCGGAGAAAGATCAGCAAGACCATGAGAAAAAGATGAGGGATCAATCAGGtccaaagaataaaaaagcgAAAAATAACGAGGATTCTGATGATGATAGTGATGAAGAACCAAACAATATGTTCAATATGAACCAACATATGGGCATGGGTCCTATGGGGATGGGTCCAATGGGAATGCCTGGGATGATGCCGAATATGGGTATGATGGGCATGCCAATGGGTCCCATGGGTCCCATGGGCCCTATGGGTCCAATGGGTGGAATGATGGGTCAAATGCCGCCTAATATGAGATGGCCAATGCCAAATCCGAGAATGATGGGACCAATGGGTATGATGGGAGGTCCCATGGGTCCAATGGGGCCTGGCAACATGCCAAATATGACTAGCAATATGCCAAACCCACCTGGGTTTGGTGGAGGTAGTCCCTCTGTAAATGAACAGAAGCCAGATGGTCAGCCAGATGGTTCAACCAATGTTCCAAAACCATTGTTCCCGGCAGCTTCCAACATTCCGCAAACAAAACAGGAAGAATTAAATTCATCTGGGACTGATGCAAGCAAGACTGGTCAGAAATCCTTGTCCGCCACCAGCAAGTTAATGCACCCTGGTGATGAAAACAATTCTTTGGAAGAAATTCGTGGAAAAATGCAGAAATACCAGAATTCAAAGGGCCCAGGCTTACCACAAGCACCTCCGATGCACAGTGGTTACAGAGGCACTGTGTACTGA
- the zf(c2h2)-28 gene encoding zinc finger protein, with protein MDFLFQVHKETITGVPNSIQGRTDVEIEIYGMEGIPEKDQQDHEKKMRDQSGPKNKKAKNNEDSDDDSDEEPNNMFNMNQHMGMGPMGMGPMGMPGMMPNMGMMGMPMGPMGPMGPMGPMGGMMGQMPPNMRWPMPNPRMMGPMGMMGGPMGPMGPGNMPNMTSNMPNPPGFGGGSPSVNEQKPDGQPDGSTNVPKPLFPAASNIPQTKQEELNSSGTDASKTGQKSLSATSKLMHPGDENNSLEEIRGKMQKYQNSKGPGLPQAPPMHSGYRGTVY; from the coding sequence ATGGATTTTTTGTTCCAGGTACACAAAGAAACGATCACTGGAGTACCGAACTCAATACAAGGTCGCACTGATGTGGAGATTGAGATTTATGGAATGGAAGGAATTCCGGAGAAAGATCAGCAAGACCATGAGAAAAAGATGAGGGATCAATCAGGtccaaagaataaaaaagcgAAAAATAACGAGGATTCTGATGATGATAGTGATGAAGAACCAAACAATATGTTCAATATGAACCAACATATGGGCATGGGTCCTATGGGGATGGGTCCAATGGGAATGCCTGGGATGATGCCGAATATGGGTATGATGGGCATGCCAATGGGTCCCATGGGTCCCATGGGCCCTATGGGTCCAATGGGTGGAATGATGGGTCAAATGCCGCCTAATATGAGATGGCCAATGCCAAATCCGAGAATGATGGGACCAATGGGTATGATGGGAGGTCCCATGGGTCCAATGGGGCCTGGCAACATGCCAAATATGACTAGCAATATGCCAAACCCACCTGGGTTTGGTGGAGGTAGTCCCTCTGTAAATGAACAGAAGCCAGATGGTCAGCCAGATGGTTCAACCAATGTTCCAAAACCATTGTTCCCGGCAGCTTCCAACATTCCGCAAACAAAACAGGAAGAATTAAATTCATCTGGGACTGATGCAAGCAAGACTGGTCAGAAATCCTTGTCCGCCACCAGCAAGTTAATGCACCCTGGTGATGAAAACAATTCTTTGGAAGAAATTCGTGGAAAAATGCAGAAATACCAGAATTCAAAGGGCCCAGGCTTACCACAAGCACCTCCGATGCACAGTGGTTACAGAGGCACTGTGTACTGA
- the LOC104265702 gene encoding uncharacterized protein LOC104265702, producing MRKSCEPGEQEICRLCKRHRRSSQLWSNIVYTFLAQGVVTHLAFLFCYFCFAFVAEVTDACLQVNGKQAITDICSRWASSNSIFAKILLESQNLSKSHGLPVQVVIGLIAKDIMFIWTQNSEGRVGRRVSKKRTKRTVRKRWHNKLLKHLIRVLNNIKAVLYSRYFKNPFYLKSKYRTSKTGISGYGRNRQSKRTRLKSLSYVDNEYDASASETESLRTNTEFAPSSTTVQKYGRLYHHAIRPQSIELLDFPLTRTPPSSNQNYTATMLPPSGIEDTFDKTKRWLNDDSPIIVDDVPHEGASICQSSVKRGTIYSSMTKRPIRRRSRTDEITIEEARSRGITTQYLRPIRSRGRVASNNKAHR from the exons ATGCGGAAAAGCTGCGAACCAGGAGAACAAGAAATCTGCAGGCTATGCAAGAGACACCGGAGGTCGTCACAACTGTGGTCAAATATCGTTTACACTTTTCTTGCTCAAGGTGTTGTCACGCATTTAGCTTTCCTGTTTTGCTATTTTTGCTTCGCATTTGTGGCGGAAGTTACAGATGCATGCCTTCAAGTAAACGGCAAGCAAGCTATAACGGATATATGTAGCCGGTGGGCAAGTTCTAATtcaatttttgcaaaaattctTTTGGAAAGTCAAAACTTATCTAAAAGTCATGGTTTACCAGTACAGGTAGTTATCGGATTGATCGCAAaagatattatgtttatatggACACAAAATTCCGAAGGACGAGTGGGAAGGCGCGTTTCCAAGAAAAG aACCAAACGGACCGTTAGAAAAAGATGGCACAACAAACTGCTGAAACATCTTAtacgagttttaaacaacataaaagcGGTGTTGTACAGTAGATATTTTAAGAATCCCTTTTATTTAAAGTCGAAATACAGAACCAGTAAAACAG gaATTTCTGGCTATGGTCGAAACCGTCAAAGCAAACGTACTCGCTTGAAATCGCTAAGCTACGTTGACAACGAATATGACGCTTCAGCATCCGAAACTG AATCACTTCGGACGAATACTGAGTTCGCCCCATCTTCGACAACAGTACAGAAGTATGGTCGTCTTTACCATCATGCCATTAGACCGCAATCAATAGAGCTTTTAGATTTTCCTCTGACTCGTACTCCACCATCCAGCAACCAAAATTATACTGCCACTATGCTGCCACCTAGCGGAATCGAAGATACATTTGACAAAACCAAACGTTGGTTGAATGACGACTCACCAATTATCGTTGATGATGTTCCGCATGAGGGGGCTAGCATATGTCAATCATCAGTCAAGCGTGGCACTATTTACTCATCTATGACGAAGCGACCAATCAGACGTCGTAGTCGTACTGACGAAATAACAATCGAGGAAGCGCGCTCTCGCGGAATTACGACGCAATATTTAAGACCAATAAGAAGCCGTGGGCGTGTTGCGTCAAATAATAAAGCACACAGATAG
- the lrr37 gene encoding axonemal leucine-rich repeat protein (The RefSeq protein has 1 substitution compared to this genomic sequence), whose amino-acid sequence MSEGSDFEDDVAEEEEEDAGVITEAGKLPENPLVQEMVPECLNLLCKIGNGLAHAYVRLDAHERDLTDIELLRKFIHVRYVDVSGNLLEDISPLNNLTHLLTLKADKNNLKTAKLDPLPYLQIMNLSGNKITSTEGVEHPLLEQLNLNSNLIPLVSGLNPKFLTNLTTLELRGNKLTTTAGIYLPNLKNLYLAGNSLKQVEDLDKLENLMILHLRDNQIDKLDGFTENMKKLQYINLRANNVSDLKELKKMVALPMLRALVLNDNPCLEEDGYRMEVLIVLRKLERLDKDEYTEDERVEAEDLYEQRRQEELMKSEEQEEIADEG is encoded by the exons ATGTCTGAAGGATCTGATTTTGAAGACGATGTTggagaggaagaagaagaagacgCAGGCGTTATCACTGAAGCGGGA AAATTGCCTGAAAACCCTCTAGTACAAGAAATGGTCCCAGAATGCTTAAATCTGCTTTGTAAGATTGGTAATGGGCTCGCTCATGCTTATGTTAGACTGGATGCCCATGAAAG AGACTTAACAGACATTGAGTTACTGCGGAAGTTTATCCACGTACGTTATGTGGATGTCTCAGGAAACCTGCTTGAAGATATTTCACCTTTGAACAATCTCACACATTTACTAACATTAAAAGCCGACAAAAACAACCTGAAAACTGCAAAACTGGATCCGTTGCCTTACTTACAG ataatGAATTTGTCCGGTAATAAGATAACAAGCACTGAAGGAGTTGAACATCCTTTGCTTGAACAACTCAATTTAAATA GCAACTTGATACCTTTAGTAAGTGGCTTAAATCCCAAGTTTCTTACCAACCTCACAACCTTAGAACTGCGAGGAAATAAACTGACAACAACTGCTGGAATATATTTACCAAATCTTAAAAATCTCTACTTG GCAGGAAATTCACTGAAACAAGTGGAAGATTTGGATAAACTTGAAAACCTAATGATTCTTCATTTAAGAGATAATCAAATTGACAAGTTGGATGGTTTTACTGAAAACATGAAGAagttacaatatattaatttaag GGCAAATAATGTCTCAGATTTAAAAGAACTTAAAAAGATGGTAGCTCTTCCAATGCTGAGAGCACTGGTTTTAAATG ATAACCCCTGCTTGGAAGAAGATGGTTACCGCATGGAAGTCCTCATCGTTCTTCGTAAATTAGAGAGACTGGATAAAGATGAATACACGGAAGATGAACGAGTAGAGGCAGAGGACCTCTATGAGCAGAGGAGGCAAGAGGAACTGATGAAATCAGAAGAGCAAGAAGAAATTGCTGATGAAGGATGA